In Massilia sp. METH4, the genomic window CGAGGCGGCGCACTGCCATCCATTTCTGCAGGCCGTCGTCTTCCATGCTGCCCGCTTCGCCCTGGAACGGAATGTCCGGCCGCGCGCCTTCGATGACCGGCGATTGCACGGAATCGTCCGAGAGGATCAGCGTATGGCCGTCGGCATTGTGCTCATAGCGGTAATGCCAGCCCAGCTGCTCCCAGCGGCGGTGCAGGTAGTTGTAGTCGGATTCGTCGTACTGGCAGGCGAACGTGATGGCCGGATCGTCGCCATTGATCCGCAGCTCGGCGGTGGCCACCTGGTAGTCGGCGAAGATTTCCTCCGTCTGTTCGCGCACCGTCTTGTCGTGGAACAGGTAGTTGTCGCGGCGCAGGCGGAGGTAGGCCAGCCATGGAGCCAGCACCATCCGGTAGAACACCAGGGCGCCATCGCTGCCGTCACGCTGGAACTCGAACACGTAGCCGTTGAAGTAGCGGATGCTGCCGTCCTCGCGCACGAGCTCGACGGTCACCATCTTGCCCTGCACATCCTTCAGGGCGATATCGGCATCGTTCGACACCACCTCCACCACGAAGCGGAAATCGCGCGATAGGCCTTCGCTGGCGTCGAGACGGTTGGCCAGCATGAGCGCTTCCGGGCCGTCCTCGTTGGGGAAATTCAGGCGCAGCAGGCGATTATGCTGGCGCAGCTTGCTCAATAACTGGAAGCCGGCGGTGGCTATCGTGTCCATCTGTGTCATGAGTGTCCGTGTGGCGGCGCGGCGTGAGTCGCCCATTCGGGACGCGCGCCCGCGTGAATACGTTCGATATGCAAGTGGCCTGAGTCAAGCAACGCTTGAGCCAGGCCACATTATAAACAAGATAACACCGGAAAATACCGCCTGGATGAGTTCTATTTAATCGGCAGCATATTGCTTATCAGCCTCGATTCACCCGCGAGATATTGCTAGCAAAATGCAAGCCATTAAAATCATCGATAAAGATAAAATCTGGAAAATATTTATGACTCCCAGAAACAGACGGCACAATTAAGAGCGCCTAACAAACCCGCAGGGCAAGGCGCGACGTCGAAGACAGTACACCTGTACGGCGAGACGCTGCAACGCAGCCATGGGGGTTTTGTCAGGCGCTCTAAATGCCGGGGCCCTGTCATTCCGGCTGTTCGACGCTGTATCCCTTCGCCTGCAGCTCGGCCAGATAGCCATCCTTGGCGAGGATATGCTTCAGGTGCAGCAGGGCGAACGTGGTCTTGTTGCTGGCCAATGCCTTCTCGGCGGCACCGATCCAGGCCGCGCGCATCTTCGTGTCGATACCGCCGAAGCCCCGTTCCTGCATGATCTTGCTGTTCTGTATCGCGTTCAGGCAGGCCGATTCCTGCTCGGAGAAATCGAGCGCGCGGATGCCCTCGATGTCGCCTTTCGCCCAGGCGTTGGCCCGGGCACGCAAGGCATCCAGGTCGGTTTCCAGGCGCTCGATCGTTTTCGTGAAGCAGGCGACGTCTTCCAGCGGCGTTTTCTTGAATTCCCTGACTGTCTTGATGGGGCTGTCCAGTTCCATGTCGACCTTGGTGGACGTGACTTTCACCTTGTTCTGCCTGGCGATCTCGGTGATCTTTTCATCCAGATGGAGGCGCTTCGACAGGCCGGCGGCGGCCATGGCCTTGTCCGTCAAGGTGCCGGCCGCGAACAGCGGACGCTTGCGTTCGAAATCGTCGTCGTCCTTCAGGTATCGCTTGCGCAGCGCCAGCCAGCGGGCATGGGTTCCCGGTGGCAGCAGGTCGCTCAATACCTTGCCGTCCGGGTTATTCTCCACGCCGATCATGAACGGCAGCACGGTGAGGCTGCGGAACCAGCCCATGCCCAGCTGGGCGGAGGGCTCGGTGATCACTTCCTGCGATTTCGCGACGATGGACTCCACCTTCTGGGAGCGCCATTCCATATTCTTCGGCAGCGGGGCATAGGTGCCGAAGACCCACAGCACGTGATCGTCCTTCGTGACCTTCCACAGGCCAGGGCCGGGCCGCTGGCCGACCACGAGGATCTGCTCCGGCGCGGCTTCGGGGTTTTCGACAGGGGTTTCAACGGGGATGTCGCTCTGGGCAAGCGCCTGGGTGGCGATCAGGGACAAGTACAGCGCGGGGATAAGGCGACGGAACATCTGGACTCCTGCTGTTATTGGAATGGGCGCGATCTCTGGCGGACCGGCGGCGCAGGTCATCATATTGCAAAAGAATGAAGAAAAGATAAAGATTCCGGCCGCTGCGTCATGGCGGTGATTGAAAGCATATTTGAGGAGGCGTTGGGGGTGCGGCATGGCAAAATGCGCAGGCACCCGACAATTCATTCGCTTCTCGCAAATCAGATGATCCTTCACCGAATTTCCGCAGCACTGTTGCTGGCTGCAAGCGTCTGCGCCCACGCCCAGAATTACGAAACTCCCGGCGTCGAACACAATATGCCCATCTTCGCGCCCGCGTTGAAGACGAAGATGACCTACCCGATGGCATGGTCGCCCGAGGTGAAGGACCTGAAAGCCTGGCGCGAGAAGGGCCGCGCCAAGGTGTGGGAAGCGACGCTGCAGCAGCCCGACAAGACACCCTTCAAGCCGGAGGTGATGGCCGAGGAAGACCGCGGCAGCTATGTGGCACGCCAGGTCGTGTTCAACCTGACCGGCACGAGCCGTGTGCGCACGCTGCTGCTGGTGCCGAAGGCGGCGGGCAGGCATCCCGCGACGCTGATGCTGCACGACCATGGCGGCAAGTTCGACATCGGCAAGGAAAAGATGATCGAGCCTTTCGGAGCGACGGACGCGGCGAAGCACGCTTCCGCGAAGGCATGGGCCGACAAGCACTTCTCCGGCCGCTGGCCTGGCGATGCGCTGGCCGCGCGCGGTTACGTGGTGCTGTGCGCGGACGCCGTGGGCTGGGGCGACCGCGGCCCGCTGACGGGGGAGCAGCAGCAGGCGCTGGCGTCGAACTTCTTCAACCTGGGCAGCTCGATGGCCGGCAACATGGCGCTCGAGGATGCGCGCGCCGCGGAGTTCCTCGCATCGTTGCCGGAAGTCGACACGAAGCGTGTCGCGGCGCTGGGCTTCTCGATGGGCGCCTTCCGCGCATGGCAGGTCGGGGCGCTGTCAGACGCGATCACGGCCGTCATCGCCTCGAACTGGATGGCGACGACGGAAGGCTTGATGGTCCCGGGCAGCAACCAGCTGCGCGGCTCGTCGGCCTTCCAGATGCTGCATCCGGGGCTGCTGCGCTACCTCGATCACCCGGACGTGGCCAGCCTGGCCGCGCCCAAGCCCACGCTGTTCTTCGCCGGCGAGGCGGACAAGCTGTTCCCGGTCGCCTCGGTGCGCGCGGCGTACGCGAAGATGGCGCGCGTGTGGCAGGCCTACGGCGCGGGGGACAAGTTCGAAGCCATCGTGCGGCCGGGCGGGCACGAGTTCCCGAAGGAGGCGCAGGACTACGCCTACGACTGGCTCGACCGGCAGTTCAGGCGCTGATGGCAAGCTTTCAGCGCAGCAGCTGAAGGATCATCTTCGGCATCGAGTTCGCCTGGGCCAGCATGGCGAAGCCGGCCTGCTGAAGAATCTGGGCACGCGTCAGCTTCGATGCTTCGGCGGCGTAGTCGGTATCCATGATGCGCGAGCGGGCCGCGGCCAGGTTTTCGGACGCCATCATGGCATTGTCGTGGGCGTAACCGAGGCGGTTCTGCATCGCCCCCAATTTCGCCCGCTGCTGGTTCAGGAATTCGAGCTTCTTGTCGATGTACTCCAGCGCGGCCGTGGCACCGGCATGGCTGCGCATGTCGATATCGCGGTCTTCGCGCACCTCCATCGCGGCGATGGCGACATCGATCGTGTCGCCGGCATGGTCGCTGGCCTGGATGCTGCCCGAGAACGTGCCATCGAGAAGGGCTATTCCGTTGAAGCGGGTATCCGCGACGATGCGCCGGTTTTCCAGGATCAGGGCATTCGTTTCGAGCTGGATGGCCAGGCGGTCGTTGGCGTTATTGGTGTCGTTCGCCGCCTGCACGGCCAGTTCACGGATGCGCTGGTAATTGTCGCCCAACTGGCCGATCGCGCCTTCGGCTGTCTGCGCCAGCGAGATCCCGTCGTTGAGATTGCGGCCAGCCTGGCTCAGGCCGCGCAACTGCGCCGTCATCCGCTCGGCGATCGCCAGCCCGGCCGGATCATCCTTCGCCGAATTGATGCGCCGCCCGCTGGACAGGCGCTGCAGGGCCGTAGTCGCCTCCGCCGTCGACCGCGCCAGCGCCCGCTGCACGAAGAGCGAGTCTATGTTGGTGTTCAAGATCATTGCCATGCCGGCATCCATTGGCTTTCGAGGGAGAGATTTCCTCTACTCATCAATTACGGCACAGGAATACAAAACTTCATCACCAATTGTCACACAGCATTAAATTTATTGATGAGTTCGTGTCTCGCGGTGCCAGGCACCGCGAGACACGGGCTGATCCATTCGGAGTCGGCAATCCGTTGATTAGACGGTTAATCTGCCGACATCATTGTCGAGCTCGTGTTCCCCTGGTGCCTGGCACCAGGGGAACACGAGCCCAGCCGCAGGCTCGCTTCGCGGGCATAGCGGGCGGCGCCGGGTTCGCCGTTGCGCTCGGCGAGCTGGAACCATTGCAGGGCCTGGGCCATGTCGGCGGGGGTGCCCTGGCCGGCGTAGTACATCAGGCCGACATTGAGCTGGGCGCGGGCGTGGCCTTGCAGGGCGGCCTTGCGGTACCAGCCGAAGGCGGCGGCGAAGTCGCGCGGCACGCCCAGGCCGTTGTCGTGGCGCAGCGCGAGGGCGAACTGGGCCAACGTGTGCCCCTGCTCGGCGGCCTTGCGGTACCAGCCGGTCGCCCGCATCACGTCCGGCGCGGGGCCGTCGTCGCGGTCGTGCAGCACCGCCAGGTTGTATTGGGCGGCGGCGTAATCCTGCTCGGCGGCGCGGCCGTACCAGTGCATCGCCTCCTGCAAGTCTTGCGGCACGCCCTGGCCCGCGCTTTGTCCAATCTCGTAGCGCAGGCCCAGGTCGAACTGGGCGCGCACGTGGCCCTGGCCGGCGGCCTTGCGGTACCAGGCGATCGCCGCATCGGCATCGTGCGGCACGCCGTTGCCGGCGTCGTGCAGCTGGCCAAGGTGGTATTGCGCGGCCGGAAAACCCTGCTCGGCCGCCTTGCGGTACCAGTGCGCGGCTTCCTGCGGGTCGCGCGGCACGCCCTGCCCCAGCTCGTGGCGTTGGCCCAGGTTGTCCTGCGCCGCGGCGTGGCCCAGCGCGGCGGCGCGGCGGTACCAGTCGAGCGCCTGTCGCTCGTCGCGCGGCACGCCGATGCCGTTGTCGAGGATGAGGGCCAGGTTGAACTGCGAGCTGACGTGATTCTGTTCCGCCGCCGCCGTGTACCAGCGCACCGCCGCCGCGCTGTCCTGCGCGACGCCGTCGCCCTTCTCGTGCCGCAGCGCGAGATTGAACTGCGCGGGTGCGTGTCCCTGTTCGGCGGCCTTGCGGTACCAGGCGATCGCTTCGCCCACATCGCGCTGCACGCCCTGCCCGTTCTCGTAGCGCTGGCCGAGGTTGAACT contains:
- a CDS encoding TraB/GumN family protein: MFRRLIPALYLSLIATQALAQSDIPVETPVENPEAAPEQILVVGQRPGPGLWKVTKDDHVLWVFGTYAPLPKNMEWRSQKVESIVAKSQEVITEPSAQLGMGWFRSLTVLPFMIGVENNPDGKVLSDLLPPGTHARWLALRKRYLKDDDDFERKRPLFAAGTLTDKAMAAAGLSKRLHLDEKITEIARQNKVKVTSTKVDMELDSPIKTVREFKKTPLEDVACFTKTIERLETDLDALRARANAWAKGDIEGIRALDFSEQESACLNAIQNSKIMQERGFGGIDTKMRAAWIGAAEKALASNKTTFALLHLKHILAKDGYLAELQAKGYSVEQPE
- a CDS encoding alpha/beta hydrolase family protein; its protein translation is MPIFAPALKTKMTYPMAWSPEVKDLKAWREKGRAKVWEATLQQPDKTPFKPEVMAEEDRGSYVARQVVFNLTGTSRVRTLLLVPKAAGRHPATLMLHDHGGKFDIGKEKMIEPFGATDAAKHASAKAWADKHFSGRWPGDALAARGYVVLCADAVGWGDRGPLTGEQQQALASNFFNLGSSMAGNMALEDARAAEFLASLPEVDTKRVAALGFSMGAFRAWQVGALSDAITAVIASNWMATTEGLMVPGSNQLRGSSAFQMLHPGLLRYLDHPDVASLAAPKPTLFFAGEADKLFPVASVRAAYAKMARVWQAYGAGDKFEAIVRPGGHEFPKEAQDYAYDWLDRQFRR
- a CDS encoding flagellin; the protein is MAMILNTNIDSLFVQRALARSTAEATTALQRLSSGRRINSAKDDPAGLAIAERMTAQLRGLSQAGRNLNDGISLAQTAEGAIGQLGDNYQRIRELAVQAANDTNNANDRLAIQLETNALILENRRIVADTRFNGIALLDGTFSGSIQASDHAGDTIDVAIAAMEVREDRDIDMRSHAGATAALEYIDKKLEFLNQQRAKLGAMQNRLGYAHDNAMMASENLAAARSRIMDTDYAAEASKLTRAQILQQAGFAMLAQANSMPKMILQLLR
- a CDS encoding tetratricopeptide repeat protein produces the protein MGDRGPQAAAELAHIRTLAEDGVALAQHALGFRYFNGDGVPQSFEMALAWYRQAANAALAQAQYNLGVMYQKGQGVDVDLPEAAHWYRLAAEQGYAAAQYNLGWLYAKGHGVPHDTDEARHWFGKAAEQGDAGAQNNLGMMYETGKGVPQDYAQAIAWYRKAAGQGYPRAQFNLGQRYENGQGVQRDVGEAIAWYRKAAEQGHAPAQFNLALRHEKGDGVAQDSAAAVRWYTAAAEQNHVSSQFNLALILDNGIGVPRDERQALDWYRRAAALGHAAAQDNLGQRHELGQGVPRDPQEAAHWYRKAAEQGFPAAQYHLGQLHDAGNGVPHDADAAIAWYRKAAGQGHVRAQFDLGLRYEIGQSAGQGVPQDLQEAMHWYGRAAEQDYAAAQYNLAVLHDRDDGPAPDVMRATGWYRKAAEQGHTLAQFALALRHDNGLGVPRDFAAAFGWYRKAALQGHARAQLNVGLMYYAGQGTPADMAQALQWFQLAERNGEPGAARYAREASLRLGSCSPGARHQGNTSSTMMSAD